From Deltaproteobacteria bacterium, a single genomic window includes:
- a CDS encoding 2-oxo acid dehydrogenase: MPNLELQHKRDLSPFRRIAIGTWETTYDPSVYGKLTLRMERALAYRDAYRAATGKRLTVTHMMAKAVGAVLADMPDANAILRFNRIYLRKRIGVFLQVVLTDPQTGQIDLSGTTVYDPEQKSLADIIDELERRVERVRADRDRRFRSSRGMFRRVPSLLLNRVMKAVSWLSYTANLDLRWAGVPRDPFGSVMITNIGSIGLSEAYVPLVPYSRVPLVIAMGAVEDQPVVDGGAVVPGKVMAVNATFDHRVLDGAHAARMARTLRAWMEDPFAHFDPLPADSRAGAAGSSPA; encoded by the coding sequence ATGCCGAACCTCGAGCTACAGCACAAGCGCGACCTGTCCCCGTTTCGCCGCATCGCGATCGGGACGTGGGAAACGACCTACGACCCGTCGGTGTACGGCAAGCTGACGCTGCGGATGGAGCGGGCGCTCGCGTACCGCGACGCGTACCGGGCGGCGACCGGCAAGCGGCTCACCGTGACCCACATGATGGCCAAGGCGGTCGGCGCGGTGCTCGCCGACATGCCGGACGCGAACGCGATCCTGCGGTTCAACCGCATCTACCTGCGCAAGCGCATCGGCGTGTTCCTGCAGGTCGTGCTCACGGACCCGCAGACCGGCCAGATCGACCTCAGCGGCACCACGGTGTACGACCCGGAGCAGAAGTCGCTCGCCGACATCATCGACGAGTTGGAGCGCCGCGTCGAGCGGGTGCGCGCCGACCGCGACCGCCGGTTTCGCAGCTCGCGCGGCATGTTCCGGCGCGTGCCGTCGCTGCTGCTCAACCGCGTGATGAAAGCGGTGAGCTGGCTGAGCTACACCGCCAACCTCGACCTGCGATGGGCGGGAGTGCCGCGCGATCCGTTCGGCTCGGTGATGATCACGAACATCGGCTCGATCGGGCTCAGCGAGGCGTACGTGCCGCTCGTGCCGTACAGCCGGGTGCCGCTGGTGATCGCGATGGGCGCGGTGGAGGACCAGCCGGTCGTCGACGGCGGCGCGGTCGTCCCCGGCAAGGTGATGGCGGTCAACGCGACGTTCGACCACCGCGTGCTCGATGGCGCCCACGCGGCGCGCATGGCTCGCACCCTGCGCGCGTGGATGGAGGACCCGTTCGCACACTTCGACCCGCTGCCGGCGGACTCGCGGGCCGGCGCCGCCGGCAGCTCCCCGGCGTGA